A section of the Roseivirga sp. BDSF3-8 genome encodes:
- the coaBC gene encoding bifunctional phosphopantothenoylcysteine decarboxylase/phosphopantothenate--cysteine ligase CoaBC — translation MTSLKGKKVLLGVSGSIAAYKSAFLIRLLVKSEAEVRVIITASASDFIPPLTLATLSKNPVLSSFTYGDKGEWNNHVELGLWADLMLVAPASAHTLSKCANGICSDLLTAIYLSARCPVWFAPAMDLDMYAHPSTRDNLRKLEEYGNRIVEAREGELASGLSGQGRMAEPEELVEELSRFFENDLDSNVGGLAGKNVMVTAGPTYEAIDPVRFVGNHSTGKMGYAIARALCAAGANVTLISGPTALDIPPGVRGIKVTSAMEMHRESLNVFSETDIAVFSAAVSDFRPKNPKGQKIKKEPGVEDISVEMVKNPDIAAELGALKKAGQFTVGFALETHDEEQNAGRKLENKNLDMIVLNSLNEKGAGFGHDTNRVKFIFRNGERMAFELKSKDEVARDIVSAIIRQTHV, via the coding sequence GTGACATCATTAAAGGGTAAGAAAGTATTATTGGGGGTAAGCGGTAGCATCGCTGCCTACAAATCCGCCTTTCTTATCCGTTTACTAGTAAAATCAGAAGCAGAGGTGCGTGTAATTATCACGGCCTCTGCTTCTGATTTTATACCCCCCCTCACACTTGCCACCCTCTCGAAAAACCCTGTCCTATCAAGTTTCACATATGGTGATAAAGGGGAATGGAACAATCATGTGGAACTTGGGTTATGGGCTGATCTAATGCTGGTGGCCCCGGCAAGTGCCCATACCCTATCCAAGTGCGCCAATGGTATATGCAGTGACCTGCTTACAGCCATATACCTGTCTGCCCGGTGTCCGGTCTGGTTTGCTCCTGCTATGGACCTAGATATGTATGCTCACCCCTCTACCAGAGACAACCTTCGAAAACTGGAAGAATATGGTAACAGGATAGTTGAAGCACGTGAAGGCGAGCTAGCCAGCGGATTATCAGGCCAGGGTCGAATGGCTGAACCTGAAGAGCTTGTGGAAGAACTGTCCAGGTTTTTTGAAAACGATCTGGACAGTAATGTCGGAGGGCTGGCTGGTAAAAACGTTATGGTAACAGCAGGCCCTACTTATGAGGCAATCGATCCGGTAAGATTTGTAGGCAATCACAGCACAGGAAAGATGGGGTACGCTATAGCTCGGGCACTCTGTGCGGCTGGAGCCAATGTAACGCTTATCAGCGGTCCTACCGCGCTGGATATTCCCCCAGGAGTGAGAGGTATTAAGGTCACTTCAGCCATGGAGATGCACAGGGAAAGCCTGAATGTTTTTTCTGAGACAGATATTGCCGTATTTTCTGCAGCCGTTTCTGACTTCAGACCCAAAAATCCGAAGGGCCAGAAAATAAAGAAAGAACCCGGGGTGGAGGACATAAGTGTGGAAATGGTTAAAAACCCGGACATAGCAGCCGAATTGGGTGCACTGAAGAAGGCAGGCCAGTTTACCGTAGGATTTGCCCTGGAAACACACGACGAAGAACAAAACGCCGGCCGAAAGCTGGAAAATAAAAACCTGGATATGATCGTTCTGAATTCTCTGAATGAAAAGGGTGCCGGATTTGGACATGACACAAACCGGGTTAAATTTATATTCAGAAATGGTGAGCGGATGGCTTTTGAACTGAAATCAAAAGATGAAGTGGCCCGTGATATCGTATCAGCTATTATCAGACAAACTCATGTGTAG
- a CDS encoding DUF4835 family protein — MCRLLLLGIFLISSGLLKAQELNCNVVVNSSQIQTSDRRIFDDMERAIAQFMNQRRWTEDEFGSEERIDCNMIINLQDMPEIGSFIATVQVQSARPVYGSDYNSLLFNFADRDWAFRYNESQPMDFNRNSFISNLTSMLAFYAYVIIGMDYDTFSELGGTPYFQIAQNLVTNAQGANEPGWKPFQSSDRRNRYWLAEGLMNQQFEDFRRGMYMYHRQGMDLLTQDPEEARKSALKMLEELQKANRTSPNNILVISFLDSKRDEIVNLFGQGDIGVRRQAFNILSRIDPTNSSDYEQILQN, encoded by the coding sequence ATGTGTAGACTGTTATTGCTCGGCATATTTCTTATTTCTTCAGGCCTGCTTAAGGCCCAGGAGCTCAATTGTAATGTGGTGGTAAATTCATCGCAGATACAGACAAGTGATCGGCGCATCTTCGATGATATGGAACGGGCCATAGCTCAGTTTATGAATCAGCGTCGCTGGACTGAAGATGAGTTTGGCAGTGAGGAGCGCATAGACTGCAATATGATTATAAACCTGCAGGACATGCCTGAAATAGGGTCATTCATCGCGACAGTACAGGTTCAGTCTGCACGTCCTGTTTATGGTAGTGATTATAATAGCCTGCTATTCAATTTTGCAGACCGGGACTGGGCGTTTCGTTATAATGAATCCCAGCCGATGGACTTCAACCGTAACAGCTTTATCAGTAACCTGACGAGCATGCTGGCATTTTATGCCTATGTCATTATAGGTATGGACTATGATACTTTTTCAGAACTGGGGGGAACGCCTTATTTTCAAATTGCCCAGAATCTGGTGACGAATGCCCAGGGAGCAAATGAGCCAGGCTGGAAGCCATTTCAGAGTTCTGATCGCCGTAATCGCTATTGGTTGGCAGAAGGGCTTATGAATCAGCAGTTTGAGGATTTTCGCCGGGGGATGTATATGTACCACCGCCAAGGCATGGATCTTCTAACTCAAGACCCTGAAGAGGCGAGGAAGTCAGCTTTGAAAATGCTGGAAGAGCTACAGAAAGCTAATCGTACGAGTCCCAATAATATACTGGTTATCAGCTTTCTTGACTCAAAAAGAGACGAGATAGTTAACCTATTCGGTCAGGGCGATATTGGAGTTCGCCGTCAGGCCTTTAATATTCTAAGCCGAATAGATCCTACCAATTCTTCTGACTACGAACAGATACTGCAAAATTAA
- the recN gene encoding DNA repair protein RecN, with protein sequence MLKHLLIKNYALISELEMEPASGLNIVTGETGAGKSIMLGAIGLLLGQRADTKVLFDEDKKCVIEGSFAIGSYQLKPVFEEEDLDYETEALIRREISPAGKSRAFVNDTPVTLSVLRRIGSYLMDIHSQHDTLRLGSHTFQLRVVDAYANTSDERKAYSEAWQTHKKALTAYETLREEAEKIREEADYKQFLLNELLEANLTEADETEMLEEELRKLEHAEEIKQVLFSAAGVLGKGDEAVTDPLHNILSSLNKIARYSDEYKELADRLNSAIIELEDIGGEASSQEDQVVYDPERTQQVQERLDLLFKLQQKHRVASPAELIEIRNTLDDEASRHADLDNELSRAKSVLDAASKSLNERALKLSNARNKSFTPISKEVGVLLKDLGMPDARLHVESKEVAPGPSGIDEIHFRFSANKGVNPEDLDKVASGGEFSRLMFCIKYIIADKTALPTIIFDEIDTGISGEIALKMVRMMKSMARGHQVVSISHLPQIAAKGDAHYHVYKDNSQSRTISRIRRLSDEDRVEEIARMIGGDKPSQAAYTSAKELINN encoded by the coding sequence ATGCTTAAGCACCTCCTAATAAAAAACTACGCCCTTATCAGTGAACTGGAAATGGAACCCGCTTCCGGTCTTAATATTGTAACCGGCGAGACCGGTGCAGGAAAGTCCATTATGCTTGGTGCAATTGGGCTGTTGCTCGGTCAGCGGGCAGATACCAAAGTGTTATTCGATGAGGATAAGAAATGCGTCATCGAAGGCAGTTTTGCTATAGGAAGCTATCAGCTCAAACCTGTTTTTGAAGAGGAAGATCTCGATTATGAAACTGAGGCTCTTATTCGCAGGGAAATATCCCCTGCCGGAAAGTCCCGGGCCTTTGTGAATGATACCCCCGTGACCCTTTCGGTACTCAGAAGGATAGGTAGCTACCTGATGGATATTCATAGCCAGCATGACACCCTCAGGCTGGGTTCTCATACCTTTCAGCTGAGGGTAGTGGATGCTTATGCGAATACATCTGACGAAAGAAAAGCTTATTCTGAGGCCTGGCAAACACATAAGAAAGCATTGACTGCATATGAAACCTTGCGTGAAGAGGCAGAAAAGATCAGGGAAGAGGCGGATTACAAACAATTTCTGTTGAATGAGCTTCTTGAGGCCAACCTGACGGAGGCAGATGAAACAGAGATGCTGGAAGAAGAACTGCGAAAACTGGAGCATGCTGAAGAGATTAAGCAGGTGTTGTTTTCAGCTGCCGGGGTTTTGGGCAAAGGAGATGAAGCAGTAACTGATCCGCTACATAACATACTATCATCCCTAAACAAGATTGCCCGTTATTCAGATGAGTACAAAGAGTTAGCTGACCGCCTTAATAGCGCGATTATTGAGCTTGAAGACATAGGGGGGGAAGCCTCTTCGCAGGAGGATCAGGTTGTGTACGATCCGGAGCGAACGCAACAGGTACAGGAGCGCCTTGACCTGCTATTCAAACTACAGCAAAAGCACCGGGTAGCCTCTCCCGCTGAACTGATCGAAATAAGGAATACGCTTGATGATGAAGCGAGCAGGCACGCAGACCTGGATAATGAACTGTCAAGAGCAAAGAGCGTTCTCGATGCGGCCTCAAAGTCTTTGAATGAAAGAGCTTTAAAACTAAGTAATGCCCGAAATAAGTCATTTACACCGATTAGTAAAGAAGTAGGTGTACTGCTAAAAGACCTGGGTATGCCTGATGCCCGCCTGCATGTGGAATCAAAGGAGGTGGCTCCTGGTCCCAGTGGCATAGATGAAATACATTTCCGCTTTTCTGCTAATAAAGGAGTAAATCCGGAGGACCTGGATAAAGTGGCATCTGGAGGCGAGTTTTCAAGACTTATGTTCTGTATCAAATACATCATCGCAGACAAAACAGCTCTTCCTACTATCATTTTTGATGAGATAGATACGGGAATTAGTGGTGAGATTGCTCTCAAGATGGTTCGCATGATGAAATCAATGGCCAGAGGACACCAGGTGGTCAGCATTAGTCACCTGCCTCAGATTGCCGCCAAAGGAGATGCTCACTATCACGTGTACAAGGATAATAGTCAGTCCAGAACGATTAGCCGTATCCGCAGGCTATCGGATGAGGATCGCGTGGAAGAGATCGCCCGAATGATCGGTGGCGATAAGCCGAGCCAGGCAGCATACACTAGTGCAAAAGAGTTAATAAACAACTAA
- a CDS encoding GNAT family N-acetyltransferase has translation MRLKPYMLLVLPEHEIKTTLFSHLNEEFGKKYFVMAFCRPEKALAFLHSRKHISRLDLLITLAEEPYGAELTRQVKNIFPKSHFLFVDERDDIEPLMPSLCANANGFLIAPNHETDSYLVPLVNELLTKASVDEHHGWHKLLPGFEEKFHKSLQVIRATTQEELTACFRLRYEVWHKEFGTLPANHFHYDYDAYDPLSVHILAVVDGVPAGTVRMIPCSLGSPVKLPCEDLFSLDPYRDRNIGEISRLVLKREHRNGITGRLMIKALLACAASEGFYDFYGSANPRYLTYYQKMGMKVLEERVMDYDNFGGLPAIPMTLRLRELSVPEMRSWGMPAKEINLQAEEKKAYVFA, from the coding sequence GTGAGACTAAAACCTTACATGTTGCTGGTGTTGCCAGAGCATGAGATTAAAACCACGCTTTTTTCGCATCTTAATGAGGAATTTGGTAAGAAATATTTTGTAATGGCATTTTGCCGGCCGGAGAAGGCCCTTGCATTTCTGCATAGCCGGAAGCATATTAGCAGGTTAGACCTGCTGATTACGTTAGCAGAAGAGCCATATGGTGCTGAGCTTACCAGACAGGTAAAAAATATATTTCCAAAATCACACTTTTTATTCGTTGACGAGAGGGATGACATCGAGCCTCTGATGCCATCTTTATGTGCAAATGCAAACGGCTTCTTAATAGCTCCTAACCATGAAACAGACAGCTACCTCGTTCCTTTGGTTAATGAATTGCTGACTAAGGCTTCTGTAGATGAGCATCATGGATGGCATAAGCTGTTGCCAGGATTTGAGGAAAAATTCCATAAGTCACTTCAAGTCATACGCGCTACTACTCAGGAGGAACTAACGGCTTGCTTCAGACTGCGGTATGAAGTATGGCACAAGGAGTTCGGTACATTACCTGCTAATCACTTTCATTACGATTACGATGCATATGACCCTCTTTCTGTCCACATTTTAGCCGTAGTGGATGGAGTGCCCGCCGGCACGGTCCGTATGATCCCCTGTAGCCTAGGTAGTCCTGTAAAACTACCTTGCGAAGACCTGTTTTCACTAGACCCTTATCGCGATCGAAACATCGGTGAAATCAGTCGCCTGGTGTTAAAGCGCGAGCACCGTAACGGGATTACTGGGCGGCTCATGATAAAAGCGTTGCTGGCCTGCGCAGCCTCTGAAGGGTTCTATGATTTTTATGGTAGTGCTAACCCACGCTATCTGACTTATTATCAGAAAATGGGTATGAAAGTGCTGGAGGAGCGTGTAATGGATTATGATAACTTCGGCGGGCTGCCGGCTATTCCTATGACATTACGACTCAGAGAGCTATCTGTTCCTGAAATGCGCTCTTGGGGTATGCCTGCCAAAGAAATAAACTTGCAAGCAGAGGAGAAGAAAGCTTATGTATTTGCTTGA
- a CDS encoding FAD-binding oxidoreductase encodes MLDTVFDVADRFKELIGEEYVVLEEREVADYQKNVTAIDKSIAGVVKPGDRAEVQTIVKTAAEYGVPLYPLSKGLNWGLGSRLPVADGCFILDMGRLNRIVEIDAEQQYAVLEPGVTQAQLYNYLQEHDLSLTFNVTGSGVEASIIGNALDRGVGYRSVRTEDVLGLEVVTGNGEVLRTGFGHYGEASTAYLYPYGIGPDMQGLFTQSGLGVVTSAAIRLFPKKEKQTAVLCTLLDETKLEDFLDNIATLRKQEVLTSVVHVGNRERTKVTVMPLLERVLAKKAQIPQEDLRNEAELLFESEMRSAWTALATLDGTKAHVKAAVKSIKEKMRGYGRVTVLDERAIEKQKKWLSRLSFLSAARKKRYLLQALEPLLGLPLGIPSNVAIQGVYWAIGAPQPGVGMQPDDSRAGLKFILPTAPLTGAHGKAVAELTAEVFGAFGFTPYITLNTITSRSFGCVINLSFDRSRREEADRAKGCADALLDRLMERGYYPYRVNVGQMDKVVNEQDPYWQTLKDIKKVLDPAGVIAPGKYSLN; translated from the coding sequence TTGCTTGATACTGTTTTTGATGTCGCCGACCGGTTCAAGGAACTGATTGGTGAAGAGTATGTGGTGCTGGAAGAGCGTGAGGTAGCAGATTACCAAAAGAATGTGACAGCTATAGATAAGTCTATAGCCGGAGTGGTAAAGCCTGGTGACAGGGCAGAGGTCCAGACAATAGTTAAGACAGCTGCAGAATATGGGGTGCCGCTATACCCCCTGAGCAAAGGACTCAACTGGGGGCTGGGGAGTCGTTTGCCGGTGGCAGATGGCTGCTTTATCCTGGATATGGGCAGATTAAACCGAATAGTGGAGATAGATGCGGAGCAACAATATGCAGTTTTGGAGCCGGGAGTTACCCAGGCGCAGCTATATAACTACCTGCAGGAGCATGATCTGTCTCTCACATTTAATGTGACAGGTTCGGGTGTGGAGGCCAGTATCATAGGTAATGCCCTCGACAGGGGAGTGGGTTACCGCTCCGTGAGGACTGAGGATGTGTTGGGCCTGGAAGTGGTGACGGGCAATGGAGAGGTACTTCGCACAGGCTTTGGTCATTATGGAGAGGCCTCTACAGCTTACTTATATCCTTATGGTATTGGGCCGGATATGCAGGGGCTATTTACACAATCCGGGTTAGGGGTAGTGACTTCTGCAGCCATCAGGCTTTTTCCTAAAAAGGAGAAGCAGACTGCGGTACTGTGCACGCTTCTTGATGAGACAAAACTGGAAGACTTCCTTGATAATATTGCCACCCTTAGAAAGCAGGAAGTGCTTACCAGTGTGGTGCATGTGGGTAATCGTGAGCGTACCAAAGTGACGGTGATGCCGCTTCTGGAGCGCGTCCTGGCCAAAAAGGCGCAAATTCCACAGGAAGATTTAAGAAATGAGGCGGAATTGCTTTTCGAAAGTGAAATGAGGTCTGCCTGGACGGCTCTGGCCACACTGGATGGAACCAAAGCCCATGTAAAAGCTGCTGTAAAGTCCATAAAAGAAAAGATGCGTGGCTATGGCCGGGTGACGGTGTTGGATGAGCGTGCAATTGAAAAGCAGAAGAAATGGCTCAGCAGGCTATCCTTTCTTTCTGCGGCAAGAAAGAAAAGGTATTTACTGCAAGCCCTGGAGCCTTTGCTGGGTCTGCCCTTGGGTATACCATCCAATGTGGCTATACAGGGGGTGTACTGGGCCATAGGAGCGCCTCAGCCAGGTGTGGGCATGCAGCCGGATGATAGCCGGGCCGGCCTGAAGTTTATCCTGCCTACTGCTCCGCTCACAGGGGCTCATGGTAAGGCTGTGGCTGAACTTACGGCAGAAGTTTTTGGAGCATTTGGCTTTACCCCCTACATCACGCTTAATACCATTACGAGCCGATCATTCGGCTGTGTGATCAATTTGTCATTTGACCGAAGCAGGAGGGAGGAGGCGGATCGCGCAAAGGGATGTGCTGATGCGCTTCTGGACAGACTGATGGAGCGAGGATATTACCCTTACCGGGTCAACGTTGGACAGATGGATAAGGTGGTGAATGAACAGGACCCATACTGGCAGACGCTGAAGGATATAAAAAAGGTGCTTGACCCTGCGGGCGTAATTGCTCCGGGTAAGTACAGCCTGAATTAG
- a CDS encoding glutaminase produces the protein MDYNKILKEIEEELQPSKGIGANATYIPELAKVDPDVFGLYLDPIHGNEYGVGDFDKRFSIQSIVKVPAVAMAFRMIGDRVWDRVGVEPSGDPFNSLVQIENENGIPRNPLINAGALVVADILYSLLDNPKQDFLRFMRRLANNETIQYNQDVVASEKAHGYRNRATINLIKSYGNIENDEQEVLDFYYHQCSIEMSCQQLAYTFMPLANGGFLQHSKDRILTGSQAKRINALMQTCGFYDEAGEFTFKVGLPGKSGVGGGIIAVCPGEFTVGVWSPRLNTKGNSVMGMKALELLTTKTGFSIF, from the coding sequence ATGGATTACAACAAAATACTGAAAGAAATAGAAGAAGAGCTGCAGCCCTCAAAAGGCATTGGCGCCAACGCCACCTACATTCCTGAACTGGCTAAGGTAGACCCGGATGTATTCGGACTATACCTGGACCCAATTCATGGAAACGAGTATGGCGTAGGAGACTTTGATAAACGCTTCTCTATCCAAAGTATAGTTAAGGTCCCTGCGGTAGCCATGGCTTTTCGCATGATAGGTGACCGCGTGTGGGACCGGGTAGGCGTGGAACCTTCCGGTGACCCTTTTAACTCATTGGTACAAATAGAAAATGAGAACGGCATCCCACGGAACCCACTGATCAATGCAGGGGCTCTGGTGGTGGCGGATATTCTTTATAGCCTGCTGGATAATCCAAAGCAGGATTTCCTCCGGTTTATGCGCCGCCTGGCCAATAATGAAACAATTCAGTACAACCAAGACGTGGTAGCGTCTGAAAAAGCCCATGGTTACCGTAACAGGGCTACTATTAACCTGATCAAATCGTATGGCAATATCGAGAATGACGAGCAGGAAGTGCTGGATTTTTATTACCACCAATGCTCTATTGAGATGTCCTGTCAGCAACTTGCCTATACGTTTATGCCCCTGGCAAACGGAGGATTTCTTCAGCATTCTAAAGACAGAATACTCACCGGCAGCCAGGCAAAGCGTATCAATGCACTCATGCAAACCTGTGGCTTTTATGATGAGGCAGGAGAATTTACCTTTAAGGTAGGCCTCCCCGGGAAAAGCGGCGTTGGCGGGGGTATCATTGCCGTCTGTCCCGGAGAGTTTACCGTAGGTGTGTGGAGCCCCAGGCTGAACACCAAAGGTAACTCTGTAATGGGAATGAAAGCGTTAGAGCTACTCACCACCAAAACAGGCTTTTCTATTTTCTAA
- a CDS encoding enoyl-ACP reductase — protein MAHNVLKGKKGIIFGALDERSIAWKTAEKAHEEGAEFILTNAPVAMRMGEINKLAEKTGSEIIPADATSMEDLENLFDKALEKYGKLDFVLHSIGMSPNVRKGRTYGNLNYDWFLKTLDVSAMSFHRVLQTAEKKEAMNEWGSIMALSYIAAQRTFPDYSDMAQAKAMLESIARSYGYRMAKANKVRVNTISQSPTMTTAGTGVGGFDVFFDYADKMSPLGNAPAEACADYIVMMFSDFTRYVTMQNLMHDGGFSASGITEELVDVLSNK, from the coding sequence ATGGCTCATAATGTATTAAAAGGAAAGAAGGGCATTATTTTCGGTGCGCTTGACGAGCGTAGTATTGCCTGGAAAACGGCTGAGAAAGCTCATGAAGAAGGGGCGGAGTTTATTCTTACGAACGCCCCTGTAGCAATGCGAATGGGAGAGATCAATAAGCTGGCCGAAAAAACAGGCAGTGAGATCATTCCTGCTGATGCTACTTCCATGGAAGACCTGGAAAACCTTTTTGACAAAGCACTCGAAAAGTACGGCAAGCTGGACTTTGTGCTGCATAGCATAGGCATGAGCCCTAATGTACGTAAGGGCCGTACCTACGGAAACCTGAACTACGACTGGTTTTTGAAAACGCTGGATGTATCGGCTATGTCCTTCCACAGAGTACTTCAAACGGCAGAAAAGAAGGAAGCTATGAACGAATGGGGTAGTATTATGGCCCTTTCATACATTGCTGCGCAGCGTACTTTTCCTGATTATTCCGACATGGCCCAGGCTAAAGCGATGCTGGAAAGCATTGCGCGCAGCTACGGCTACCGCATGGCAAAGGCCAATAAGGTTCGTGTAAATACCATAAGCCAGTCACCTACAATGACTACTGCCGGTACAGGCGTGGGTGGCTTTGATGTATTTTTCGACTATGCAGATAAGATGTCACCGCTGGGCAATGCTCCGGCAGAAGCATGTGCGGATTATATCGTGATGATGTTCAGTGATTTTACCCGCTACGTAACTATGCAAAACCTGATGCACGACGGCGGTTTTTCTGCCAGTGGTATCACCGAAGAGCTTGTCGACGTGCTTAGCAATAAATAA
- the ispE gene encoding 4-(cytidine 5'-diphospho)-2-C-methyl-D-erythritol kinase: MIIFPNAKVNLGLNIIKRRKDGFHEIETCFLPVPWREALEIVPAPPGKKTSLTITGLEVPGQEGQNLIMRAFKALHKDFQLPASQIYLHKALPMGAGLGGGSADAAFALSCLNELYDLYLSDDIIELYAQDLGSDCPFFLYNRPMMARGRGEVLSPIDLDLSSWYMVIVHPGIHIGTREAYSGVAPGEPEGDLEAMLQTPVASWKDKVVNQFETSVFPKYPEIEAIRDKMYEHGAVYSSMTGSGSAVYGLFSEQTDIRAQFSDSYTVWQGQL; the protein is encoded by the coding sequence ATGATCATTTTCCCTAATGCCAAGGTAAACCTGGGCCTGAATATTATTAAGCGCAGAAAGGACGGATTTCACGAGATTGAAACCTGTTTTCTTCCGGTTCCCTGGCGGGAGGCTCTCGAAATAGTACCAGCCCCTCCGGGTAAAAAGACGTCCCTCACCATCACCGGCCTCGAGGTTCCGGGGCAGGAAGGCCAAAATCTGATTATGAGGGCATTTAAAGCCTTGCACAAGGATTTTCAACTACCCGCTTCACAGATATACCTGCACAAGGCACTACCCATGGGGGCCGGCTTAGGCGGTGGTTCTGCCGACGCAGCCTTTGCGCTTAGCTGCCTGAACGAGTTGTATGATCTTTACCTCTCAGATGACATCATAGAGTTGTATGCCCAGGATCTTGGTAGCGATTGCCCTTTCTTTCTTTACAACCGTCCGATGATGGCCAGGGGAAGGGGAGAGGTACTTTCTCCTATTGATCTGGATTTGAGTAGCTGGTATATGGTAATCGTTCACCCCGGTATCCATATTGGTACCAGGGAGGCTTACTCCGGTGTTGCGCCTGGAGAACCCGAGGGCGATCTGGAAGCCATGCTACAGACTCCTGTTGCTTCATGGAAGGATAAAGTAGTTAACCAGTTCGAAACCAGTGTTTTTCCCAAATACCCTGAGATAGAGGCTATTCGTGATAAAATGTATGAGCATGGCGCTGTATATAGTAGCATGACGGGTAGTGGGTCTGCCGTATACGGCCTTTTTTCTGAGCAGACAGATATCCGGGCACAGTTTTCAGACAGCTATACGGTCTGGCAGGGACAGTTATAA